Proteins found in one Thalassomonas actiniarum genomic segment:
- a CDS encoding monovalent cation:proton antiporter-2 (CPA2) family protein, whose amino-acid sequence MAMGLMEQAFVFLGAGVVTVPIAKRLGLGSVLGYLIAGVIIGPYVLGIVGSHLENVMHFAEFGVVMMLFLVGLELQPSILWKLRVPIVGLGGAQVVLSTALLTAVALLFGLSWQMALAVGMILALSSTAIVLQLLNENGLMKTELGQSSFAVLLFQDIAVIPMLALMPLLAMAGAATTEPAAGQLTGYQHALQLVAVIGGIILAGKFLLRPLFRIIAQTKMREIFTATALFLVVGIALLMDSIGVSAALGTFLAGVVLAESEYRHELEAEIAPFKGLLLGLFFISVGASINFAILLAKPVFILALVFGLILCKMLVLFVLGKLFKMQGINRWFFSFALAQSGEFCFVLFTFASQHHILTPDITEPLVVVVALSMAVTPLLMIVNNKVVEPFFSGADSQEEIEADHIDDGDTPVILAGMGRFGQIVSRLLIMKGHQVTVLEHDATQVELVRKFENKVFYGDASRPDLLHAAGAETAKLLIVAVDEHEKTLEIVEHARKHYPHLKILVRAVGRLEVHELQESGADIIVRETFHSALNLAEQALTSLGVEAEEARRSAAIFKEHDERNIIAMAELYGDEKGYRSQAQENYRALAAVLQADSQDARAFNEQCDETSGKCPD is encoded by the coding sequence ATGGCAATGGGGTTAATGGAGCAGGCGTTTGTGTTTCTCGGCGCCGGTGTGGTGACTGTGCCTATTGCCAAAAGGTTGGGACTGGGCTCCGTGCTGGGTTACCTGATCGCCGGAGTGATCATCGGCCCTTATGTGCTGGGTATAGTCGGTAGCCATCTGGAAAATGTCATGCATTTTGCCGAGTTTGGCGTGGTGATGATGTTGTTTCTGGTGGGGCTGGAGCTGCAACCGTCTATTTTATGGAAGCTCAGGGTGCCTATTGTCGGCCTTGGCGGCGCCCAGGTGGTGCTGAGCACGGCGTTGTTAACTGCAGTGGCTTTGTTATTCGGCCTGAGCTGGCAGATGGCACTGGCGGTGGGTATGATTTTGGCGCTTTCCTCAACCGCAATCGTACTGCAATTGCTCAATGAAAATGGCCTGATGAAGACCGAGCTCGGGCAATCTTCTTTTGCCGTGTTGTTGTTTCAGGATATCGCGGTAATTCCCATGCTGGCCTTGATGCCGCTGCTGGCAATGGCAGGTGCGGCAACAACCGAGCCAGCAGCGGGGCAGTTAACCGGTTATCAGCATGCCCTGCAATTGGTTGCCGTGATCGGCGGCATTATTTTAGCGGGTAAGTTTTTATTACGTCCACTGTTTCGCATTATTGCCCAAACCAAGATGCGGGAAATTTTTACCGCCACCGCCTTATTTTTGGTGGTGGGCATTGCCCTGTTGATGGACAGCATAGGCGTTTCTGCGGCGCTGGGCACTTTCCTGGCGGGCGTGGTATTGGCGGAAAGCGAATACCGCCATGAGCTGGAAGCCGAAATTGCGCCTTTTAAAGGCCTGCTGCTTGGGCTGTTTTTTATCTCGGTCGGCGCCAGTATTAATTTTGCCATTTTGCTGGCCAAGCCGGTCTTTATTCTCGCCTTAGTCTTTGGCCTTATCCTCTGTAAAATGCTGGTGCTGTTTGTGCTGGGTAAACTGTTTAAGATGCAGGGCATTAACCGCTGGTTTTTCTCTTTTGCCCTGGCGCAGTCGGGGGAATTTTGCTTTGTATTATTCACCTTTGCCAGCCAGCACCATATTTTAACGCCGGACATTACCGAGCCGCTGGTGGTGGTGGTGGCGTTATCTATGGCGGTCACTCCGCTGCTGATGATAGTGAATAACAAGGTGGTGGAGCCTTTCTTTTCAGGGGCCGATAGCCAGGAAGAGATCGAGGCGGATCATATCGATGACGGCGATACCCCGGTGATTTTGGCGGGCATGGGGCGTTTCGGTCAAATAGTATCAAGGCTGTTGATCATGAAGGGACACCAGGTAACGGTACTTGAGCATGATGCCACCCAGGTGGAGCTGGTGCGAAAATTTGAAAATAAGGTTTTTTACGGCGACGCCTCGCGCCCGGATTTATTACATGCCGCCGGCGCAGAAACGGCTAAGCTTTTGATCGTGGCGGTAGATGAACATGAAAAAACGCTGGAAATTGTTGAGCATGCCCGTAAGCATTATCCCCATTTAAAAATACTGGTGCGGGCGGTGGGCCGACTTGAAGTGCATGAGTTGCAGGAAAGCGGCGCCGATATTATTGTCCGGGAAACTTTTCATTCGGCACTGAATTTAGCTGAGCAGGCGTTAACCAGCCTGGGGGTTGAAGCCGAGGAAGCCCGGCGCTCGGCGGCTATTTTTAAAGAGCATGATGAGCGAAATATTATCGCCATGGCTGAATTGTACGGTGATGAAAAAGGTTATCGCTCCCAGGCCCAGGAAAATTACCGGGCACTGGCGGCGGTGTTACAGGCGGACAGTCAGGATGCCCGTGCCTTTAATGAGCAATGCGATGAAACATCGGGAAAATGTCCCGATTGA
- a CDS encoding ABC transporter permease: MWQVYKKELLELVRDRKTLFFMIALPLLIFPVIFAVMGAVVASAAIEEEQKVLRYAIINGEQASRFEESLFYHRDFQRQEMPLEQDEDIFTAIRSGTLDLVIKINVQHQDDLTLGQQSQWQLYFNDSSQLNQVKQKVNKVFNQYLQNLRQDKFGELGINEEQFKLLMKPVLLKTVDTANERENLGEQIGGLLPYLLIVLCLTGAMYPAIDLGAGEKERGTLETLLLTPISRYALVLGKFFTIMTTGIVTALITVFSLVMWSYLIGELADVDVVARVLASVGLTDLLLMLLMLIPVSAIFAAILLSISIYARSFKEAQNYMGPMSMLGFFPVMVAMLPGIKLNWSWSLVPISNVALAIKEILKGTIDHWMLVSILASSSVFALVAILFCVYIFNKESVLFR, from the coding sequence ATGTGGCAAGTATATAAAAAAGAGCTTTTAGAGCTGGTACGCGACAGGAAAACATTATTTTTTATGATAGCCCTGCCGCTGCTTATTTTCCCGGTGATTTTTGCCGTCATGGGAGCCGTGGTGGCCAGTGCCGCCATCGAGGAAGAGCAAAAAGTGCTGCGTTACGCCATTATCAACGGCGAGCAGGCAAGCCGCTTTGAAGAAAGCCTGTTTTATCACCGGGATTTTCAGCGCCAGGAAATGCCGCTGGAACAGGATGAGGATATTTTTACGGCGATCCGCAGCGGCACACTGGATTTAGTGATTAAAATCAATGTACAACATCAGGATGATTTAACGCTCGGGCAACAAAGCCAGTGGCAGCTGTACTTTAATGACTCGTCACAATTGAATCAGGTAAAACAAAAGGTCAATAAGGTCTTTAATCAATACCTGCAAAACCTCAGGCAAGATAAGTTCGGCGAACTCGGCATTAATGAAGAGCAGTTTAAACTGTTAATGAAACCTGTGTTGCTCAAAACCGTAGATACCGCCAACGAAAGGGAAAACTTAGGCGAACAAATCGGCGGCCTGCTGCCGTATTTGCTGATCGTGTTATGTTTAACCGGCGCCATGTATCCCGCCATAGATTTGGGGGCGGGGGAAAAAGAGCGTGGCACGCTGGAAACCCTGTTACTGACGCCTATTTCCCGCTACGCCCTGGTGTTGGGTAAGTTTTTTACCATTATGACCACGGGCATAGTCACGGCGCTGATCACCGTATTTTCTCTGGTGATGTGGAGTTACCTTATCGGCGAACTTGCCGATGTTGATGTTGTTGCCCGGGTACTGGCTTCGGTGGGGTTAACCGATCTGTTATTAATGCTGTTGATGCTGATCCCGGTATCGGCTATTTTTGCCGCCATTTTACTGTCCATTTCCATTTATGCCCGCAGCTTTAAAGAAGCACAAAATTATATGGGCCCGATGTCTATGCTGGGGTTTTTTCCTGTAATGGTGGCGATGCTGCCGGGGATAAAGCTTAACTGGAGCTGGTCCCTGGTGCCTATATCCAATGTCGCGCTGGCGATCAAAGAGATATTAAAAGGCACCATAGATCACTGGATGCTGGTATCTATCCTGGCATCGAGCTCGGTGTTTGCCCTGGTTGCGATTCTTTTTTGCGTATACATTTTCAATAAAGAATCCGTGCTATTTCGCTGA
- a CDS encoding ATP-binding cassette domain-containing protein → MITVSHLSKSFHLSKEAMKQQDDKKDPRQAGRLFQALNDVSFSCDKGQVLGLLGPNGAGKTTTLRILAAALKPDSGAIVINDVDIIKKPQEAKKKIGFLSTKTGLYNRLTAKENIEYFAKLHGMSEQQIKEYGEALYQQLDIEAYLHRRVETLSSGMQQKVSIARSVIHQPEVLVLDEPTTGLDIMATEAILEFIDSQRNLGRPVIFSTHHLDEVAMLADKVAIIAQGTTCFSGSLEQMQQRSQCRDLRKAFMAILSGRDQDSGQQIHTGEQ, encoded by the coding sequence ATGATCACAGTTTCCCACCTGAGTAAATCATTTCACCTCAGCAAAGAGGCAATGAAGCAACAAGATGATAAAAAAGACCCCAGACAAGCCGGCAGGCTGTTCCAGGCATTAAATGATGTCAGTTTTTCCTGTGATAAAGGCCAGGTCTTAGGCCTGTTAGGCCCCAATGGCGCAGGAAAAACCACGACGTTACGTATATTAGCCGCGGCGCTAAAACCCGACAGCGGCGCTATTGTCATTAACGACGTTGACATCATCAAAAAACCCCAGGAAGCCAAAAAGAAAATTGGCTTTTTATCCACGAAAACCGGCCTATATAACCGATTGACTGCCAAGGAAAATATCGAATATTTTGCCAAGCTTCATGGTATGAGTGAGCAGCAAATCAAGGAGTATGGCGAAGCCCTTTATCAGCAGCTTGATATTGAAGCTTATTTGCACCGACGGGTGGAAACCTTGTCTAGCGGCATGCAGCAAAAAGTCTCGATTGCCCGCTCGGTGATCCATCAGCCGGAAGTTTTGGTGTTGGATGAGCCCACCACAGGACTGGATATCATGGCAACGGAGGCAATATTGGAATTTATCGACAGCCAGCGCAACCTGGGGCGGCCGGTAATTTTTTCTACTCATCATTTAGATGAAGTCGCCATGCTGGCGGATAAAGTGGCGATTATTGCCCAGGGCACCACTTGTTTTAGCGGCTCGCTCGAACAGATGCAACAACGCAGCCAATGCCGGGATTTAAGGAAGGCCTTTATGGCGATTTTATCGGGGCGGGACCAAGATAGCGGCCAGCAGATACACACCGGAGAGCAGTAA
- a CDS encoding carboxymuconolactone decarboxylase family protein, with translation MAKLPLPTRDDLDVEGQEIYDKLIGPRDGLSGMYRTLLNHPQLARHVGELGTYLRYESELAGDIRELGILATARALGAAFVWEKHIAPAERAGLPNSVIAQVLEGDIASASMKRLYLYTWQVAEDVVHHRSIAQHTQDCLVDEIGIQAFLDLVMACGMYRMISTIVFSFDVPLPEAGEPPF, from the coding sequence ATGGCAAAACTTCCGTTACCCACCCGGGATGATTTGGATGTAGAGGGACAGGAAATATACGATAAATTAATCGGGCCCAGGGATGGTTTATCCGGTATGTACCGGACCTTACTGAATCATCCGCAATTGGCCCGTCATGTCGGGGAGCTGGGCACCTATTTGCGCTATGAGAGCGAACTGGCGGGGGATATCCGCGAGCTGGGTATTTTGGCCACCGCTAGGGCGCTGGGGGCAGCTTTTGTCTGGGAAAAGCATATTGCCCCGGCAGAAAGGGCGGGTTTACCCAATTCAGTCATCGCCCAGGTGCTTGAAGGGGATATTGCCAGTGCCAGCATGAAACGCCTGTATTTGTATACCTGGCAGGTGGCAGAAGATGTGGTGCATCATCGCAGCATTGCCCAGCATACCCAGGACTGCCTGGTTGATGAAATCGGTATTCAGGCGTTTCTGGATTTAGTGATGGCTTGTGGCATGTACCGCATGATCTCTACCATAGTGTTTTCTTTTGACGTGCCTTTGCCCGAAGCAGGGGAGCCGCCCTTTTAG
- a CDS encoding thiamine pyrophosphate-binding protein has product MTDLNVDSENNPASSSGNAKTPLPGVGSASKENQGKSDTGVTTARYVLDAVARQGVHHVFMVPGGVVDPFLDQFGEEEGDVKAIVAANEAGAAYMADGYARASGLFGVCLGIGGPGIANMVGPLAAAYSDGSPVLTLAGEIPTDWDGRGGFQDASTGGVNDIGFLSAVTAMSREIPEAKMVPRVLDNAMRTMLGREQKPVSLSFPKQIQTQEIPQGYTGFRGLQVENISPRGLDIHGAKKLLSALEKNGAGNIAILAGSGVTRSQASDKLLEFAQKYHIPVATTLKAKGVFPETHPLSLGVFGYAGTNHATLALLNGDKDNANCPNAGIDDNRLLLVLGSSLNQRDTMRWDQHLKPEAGIYQVDVDIANFSKNFPVDVGINGDICTLLEWLLQQEQDGQLTTLLEGREQRRQWLDIIAGKPRYYQNEDRQSTAMPMHPARIITELQIMAPNNTVIIADSGAHRAFAGHYWQSHGPRQYLTAAAMAPMGWAIPAGIGAKVACPEKPCVVLTGDGCMLMNGIEIQSAARNNLPLIVLVINNSALGNVYLRAKTPIAKQLTTLATHDWVAFSRSLGGDGIRVEDPGDLSLAFDRAFSANGPFVIDARCSPDFETPINPWRKAVEQASWSED; this is encoded by the coding sequence GTGACCGATCTTAATGTTGATTCAGAAAACAACCCGGCAAGCAGCTCCGGTAATGCTAAAACGCCACTCCCGGGTGTGGGCAGCGCCAGCAAAGAAAACCAGGGCAAGAGCGATACCGGGGTCACAACCGCCAGATATGTGCTCGATGCCGTTGCCCGCCAAGGGGTACATCATGTCTTTATGGTACCCGGCGGTGTGGTGGATCCTTTTCTCGATCAATTTGGCGAGGAAGAGGGGGACGTTAAAGCCATAGTGGCCGCCAACGAGGCCGGGGCTGCCTATATGGCGGACGGTTATGCCCGGGCCAGCGGTTTGTTTGGCGTATGTCTGGGCATCGGCGGGCCGGGGATCGCCAATATGGTGGGACCGCTTGCCGCCGCCTACAGTGACGGCTCGCCGGTATTGACCCTGGCCGGTGAAATTCCCACCGACTGGGATGGCCGGGGAGGTTTTCAGGATGCCAGTACCGGCGGCGTCAACGATATCGGCTTCTTATCGGCCGTCACGGCCATGTCCCGGGAAATCCCCGAGGCGAAAATGGTGCCCCGGGTACTCGATAATGCCATGAGAACCATGCTCGGGCGGGAGCAAAAACCTGTGAGCCTGAGTTTTCCCAAGCAGATCCAAACCCAGGAGATCCCCCAAGGTTATACCGGGTTTAGAGGTTTGCAGGTGGAGAACATCAGTCCCAGGGGCCTGGATATTCATGGCGCGAAAAAACTGCTGTCGGCATTGGAGAAAAACGGTGCCGGTAATATTGCTATTCTTGCCGGCAGTGGCGTAACGCGCTCGCAGGCAAGCGATAAGCTGCTGGAATTTGCGCAAAAATATCATATCCCGGTGGCAACTACATTAAAGGCAAAAGGGGTTTTTCCCGAAACACATCCCTTATCCCTGGGGGTATTCGGTTATGCCGGTACCAACCATGCTACCCTGGCGTTATTAAACGGCGATAAAGACAATGCCAACTGCCCCAATGCCGGTATTGACGATAACCGCTTATTGCTGGTGTTGGGCTCAAGTTTAAACCAGCGGGATACCATGCGCTGGGACCAGCATTTAAAACCCGAAGCGGGCATCTATCAGGTGGATGTCGATATTGCCAATTTCTCGAAAAACTTCCCGGTTGATGTCGGTATTAACGGCGATATCTGTACCTTGCTGGAATGGCTGCTGCAACAGGAGCAGGACGGGCAATTAACCACTTTGCTTGAAGGGCGGGAGCAACGTCGGCAATGGCTGGACATTATAGCCGGGAAGCCGCGTTATTATCAAAATGAAGACAGGCAAAGCACCGCCATGCCCATGCATCCGGCGCGCATTATCACCGAATTGCAGATCATGGCGCCGAACAATACCGTGATTATTGCCGACTCGGGAGCACACCGGGCCTTTGCCGGGCATTACTGGCAAAGCCATGGCCCGAGGCAGTACCTGACGGCTGCAGCCATGGCGCCTATGGGCTGGGCGATCCCGGCAGGCATAGGAGCCAAGGTGGCCTGTCCGGAAAAACCCTGCGTGGTGCTCACCGGCGATGGTTGTATGTTGATGAACGGCATTGAAATCCAGAGTGCGGCGAGAAATAACCTGCCTTTGATTGTGCTGGTGATCAACAACAGCGCCCTGGGCAATGTCTATTTAAGGGCGAAAACCCCGATTGCAAAACAACTGACTACCTTAGCCACCCATGACTGGGTCGCCTTTTCCCGCTCGTTGGGGGGAGACGGCATCCGGGTGGAAGACCCCGGGGATTTGTCGCTGGCATTTGACCGGGCATTTTCCGCCAATGGCCCGTTTGTTATCGATGCCAGGTGCAGCCCGGATTTTGAAACACCTATCAACCCCTGGCGCAAAGCGGTGGAACAGGCTAGTTGGTCTGAAGATTAA
- a CDS encoding Dyp-type peroxidase: MSANLNQTNIEIDDPNFQDVFTNLQGNILKGHGRDHSRHVFFRFIGNSDENCRWVEKFASKITSTLGQEQQTRQYKAGGRHQVFVNLMLSCSGYQALGIKQKYWPQDLAFRSGMKDLQVRYDTVPRGDHQPKSNPLNDDVQQWESAFRSDIDGMILLAYAGDSPSETDQLLADKVTELKNELAGIAEITLVQVGHVMRNDKAQVIEHFGFVDGVSNPKFFFSDLNEEFKNGGYSRNDASASLNTVLVKDPGGDGNSYGTYVTYRKLQQNIKGFWKKLDLLANTLSELGQQKVDAEYAGALCVGRFKDGTPISEQGNDGWSNLFNNFNYDDDVDGLRCPFHAHTRKTNPRGDTVRQFNSPPTIEQSRRIVRRGISFGEKNLAPDSEWTEAGLLFISLQASIVDQFIFMQHTWCNNEGFIRKKTGIDPLVGQLANGETPQPQSWPGKWGNGASKVDFEFSGFVRNLGGEYLFMPSIHFLRHLSTLD; this comes from the coding sequence ATGTCGGCGAATTTAAACCAAACCAATATTGAAATAGACGATCCGAACTTCCAGGATGTCTTTACCAATCTGCAGGGCAATATATTAAAAGGACATGGCCGGGATCACTCGCGCCATGTGTTTTTCCGTTTTATCGGCAATTCGGATGAAAACTGCCGCTGGGTAGAAAAGTTTGCTTCCAAGATCACTTCGACCTTAGGGCAGGAGCAGCAAACCCGGCAATATAAAGCCGGTGGCCGCCACCAGGTTTTTGTCAATTTGATGCTGAGTTGCTCCGGCTACCAGGCGCTGGGGATTAAGCAAAAATACTGGCCGCAGGATCTGGCCTTTCGCTCGGGCATGAAAGATCTGCAGGTACGCTACGATACCGTGCCCAGGGGAGATCATCAACCGAAAAGCAATCCGTTAAATGACGATGTCCAGCAGTGGGAGTCGGCCTTTCGCAGCGATATCGACGGTATGATCTTACTTGCTTATGCCGGGGATTCGCCGTCTGAAACCGATCAGTTATTGGCGGATAAAGTAACCGAACTGAAAAATGAGCTGGCGGGCATTGCCGAAATTACCCTGGTGCAGGTCGGGCATGTGATGCGTAACGACAAAGCGCAGGTTATCGAGCATTTTGGCTTTGTTGACGGGGTCAGTAATCCCAAATTCTTTTTTTCCGATCTCAATGAAGAGTTTAAAAATGGCGGTTACAGCCGCAATGATGCCAGCGCTTCGTTAAATACCGTGCTGGTGAAAGATCCCGGCGGCGATGGCAACAGTTACGGCACTTATGTCACCTATCGCAAATTACAGCAAAATATTAAAGGTTTTTGGAAAAAGCTGGATTTGCTGGCCAATACCTTGTCCGAACTCGGGCAGCAAAAAGTCGATGCCGAATATGCCGGTGCTTTATGTGTCGGCCGTTTTAAGGACGGCACCCCGATTTCGGAGCAGGGTAACGACGGCTGGAGTAACCTGTTTAACAATTTTAACTATGATGACGATGTCGACGGCCTGCGCTGTCCGTTTCACGCCCATACCCGAAAAACCAATCCCAGGGGAGATACCGTCCGGCAGTTTAATTCTCCGCCGACCATAGAGCAAAGCCGTCGTATCGTGCGCCGGGGCATCAGTTTTGGTGAGAAAAACCTGGCCCCGGATTCGGAATGGACAGAGGCAGGATTACTCTTTATCAGTTTGCAGGCCAGTATAGTGGATCAGTTTATTTTTATGCAGCATACCTGGTGCAACAATGAAGGCTTTATCCGGAAAAAAACCGGCATCGACCCCCTGGTGGGGCAATTGGCAAACGGAGAAACGCCACAGCCGCAGTCCTGGCCGGGAAAATGGGGCAATGGTGCCAGCAAGGTGGATTTTGAATTTTCCGGCTTTGTCCGCAACCTCGGCGGTGAATATCTCTTTATGCCCAGTATCCATTTTTTACGTCATTTATCTACCCTTGATTAA
- a CDS encoding carboxymuconolactone decarboxylase family protein has product MTRIPYLDNEIGLSGEALQVSEYIKASRGNVIGVFALLLNSPKVAKLVADLGAYLRFDSILPQRLKELTIITTLSENACQFEWSFHQEFALQADISVHTMEVIKYKKPLYKNGRPTEDNHGLASGDGDLITYVRELSNNKRVSDKCFNKLRQAYSTEQITEITALIGYYTMVACQLNAYELPAAPGKPSLPEPQVPEMRQTMAEEMQNNMTEA; this is encoded by the coding sequence ATGACACGCATTCCATATCTGGATAATGAAATTGGCCTTAGCGGCGAGGCGCTGCAGGTGTCTGAGTATATTAAAGCGAGCCGGGGTAATGTGATCGGTGTATTTGCCTTATTGCTTAATAGCCCTAAGGTGGCGAAACTGGTGGCAGATCTCGGTGCCTACCTGCGTTTTGACTCCATCTTGCCTCAGCGCTTAAAAGAGCTCACCATCATCACCACCCTAAGTGAAAATGCCTGTCAGTTTGAGTGGTCTTTTCACCAGGAGTTTGCCCTGCAGGCGGATATCTCGGTGCACACCATGGAAGTGATCAAGTACAAAAAACCTTTGTATAAAAATGGCCGGCCCACCGAGGATAATCACGGACTGGCTTCCGGAGACGGCGACCTGATCACTTACGTGCGAGAGCTCAGCAACAATAAGCGGGTAAGCGACAAGTGTTTTAATAAGCTCAGGCAGGCGTACAGCACAGAGCAGATCACGGAGATAACCGCCTTAATTGGTTATTACACTATGGTGGCCTGTCAGCTCAATGCCTATGAATTACCTGCGGCGCCGGGTAAACCCAGCTTACCGGAGCCTCAAGTGCCCGAGATGCGGCAAACAATGGCAGAAGAAATGCAAAATAATATGACCGAGGCATAA
- a CDS encoding FAD-dependent monooxygenase, translating into MSGPLYDVVIVGGGPAGCATAIALHQLGITKVVVVEGSDYSRVRIGESIPPDTRGLFSRLGLWQAFAEQNHQRCLGSYSSWGSDNLGFNDFLFNPRGHGWHLDRLSFDRFLADEVMSRGMDFLSGARFHQLNRNRKKGVINIAFTEGKPGKKQQLNCRFVVDASGRSASVARCFGARFKTQDNLVCVAGFFHRQELETDLALQHMTLLEAVEHGWWYSAHLPGDRIIAAFASDGDIILQQRLKQPENWHRALAQTRHLSTALSPAKLPLRLHTWTAPSALLNPPAGEAWLAVGDAASCYDPISSQGIYKALLGGLNAAPAIAGWLKGDSRPLEHYRQSVGEAFIHYLEQRAYFYQLEQRWPQAAFWQKRRIACGLYQGEAATAVT; encoded by the coding sequence ATGAGTGGCCCGCTCTATGATGTGGTGATTGTTGGCGGCGGCCCGGCAGGTTGTGCCACCGCCATTGCCCTGCATCAGCTTGGCATCACCAAAGTTGTGGTTGTTGAAGGCAGTGATTATTCCCGGGTGCGTATCGGCGAAAGTATTCCCCCCGATACCCGGGGCTTGTTTTCCCGGTTGGGATTGTGGCAGGCGTTTGCGGAACAAAATCACCAGCGCTGTTTAGGCAGTTATTCCAGCTGGGGCAGCGATAACCTGGGTTTTAATGATTTTCTGTTTAATCCCAGGGGGCATGGCTGGCATCTTGACCGTTTGTCGTTTGACCGTTTTCTGGCGGATGAAGTGATGTCACGCGGCATGGATTTTTTATCCGGGGCCAGGTTTCATCAGCTTAACCGTAACCGAAAAAAGGGGGTTATCAATATTGCTTTCACTGAGGGAAAACCCGGGAAAAAGCAGCAGTTAAATTGCCGTTTTGTGGTCGATGCCAGCGGCCGCTCGGCAAGCGTGGCACGGTGTTTCGGTGCCAGATTCAAAACCCAGGATAACCTGGTTTGTGTCGCCGGTTTTTTCCATCGCCAGGAACTGGAGACGGACCTGGCATTGCAGCACATGACCTTGCTCGAAGCGGTAGAGCATGGCTGGTGGTACAGCGCGCACTTACCCGGAGATCGCATCATAGCCGCCTTTGCCAGTGACGGTGATATTATTTTGCAGCAGCGGCTGAAACAGCCCGAAAACTGGCATCGGGCATTGGCGCAAACCCGCCACCTGAGCACAGCATTGTCTCCGGCAAAGCTGCCTTTAAGGCTGCATACCTGGACGGCGCCTTCGGCGCTGTTAAATCCTCCGGCAGGTGAAGCCTGGCTGGCGGTGGGGGATGCGGCGAGCTGTTACGATCCCATTTCTTCCCAGGGGATATATAAGGCGCTACTCGGGGGGCTAAATGCAGCGCCCGCCATTGCCGGCTGGCTAAAAGGAGATAGCAGGCCGTTGGAGCACTACCGGCAAAGTGTCGGCGAAGCATTTATTCATTATCTTGAGCAGAGGGCGTATTTTTATCAACTGGAGCAGCGCTGGCCCCAGGCGGCTTTTTGGCAAAAACGCCGGATAGCTTGCGGCCTTTATCAAGGTGAGGCTGCCACAGCGGTGACATAA